From Candidatus Rubrimentiphilum sp., one genomic window encodes:
- a CDS encoding isoprenylcysteine carboxylmethyltransferase family protein yields MSAFVFKNRGALLALPAVLLVIFGKPSALGIMVGLPIAVAGELLRCWAVGYSGVTTRNDAVIAPELVTAGPYAYVRNPLYIGNFITAVGFAIAFTGGNPAATRTALLVVALGTMIAVYATIIPHEEHFLQARFGESFIRYCREVARIIPRGKSAANPQGTWKPEVIAQAESRTFLFFGAMLILLAVKAFLV; encoded by the coding sequence TTGAGCGCGTTCGTCTTCAAGAATCGCGGCGCGCTGCTAGCCTTGCCGGCGGTGCTGCTCGTGATCTTCGGAAAGCCCAGCGCGCTAGGAATCATGGTTGGGTTACCGATCGCCGTAGCCGGCGAGCTCCTGCGCTGCTGGGCGGTCGGCTACTCCGGCGTCACGACGCGGAACGACGCCGTCATCGCACCCGAACTGGTGACTGCGGGGCCGTACGCGTACGTGCGCAATCCGCTGTATATCGGAAACTTCATCACCGCCGTCGGCTTTGCGATCGCGTTCACCGGCGGCAACCCGGCCGCAACTCGCACCGCCTTACTAGTGGTTGCATTAGGTACGATGATCGCAGTTTACGCAACCATCATCCCGCATGAAGAACACTTCTTGCAGGCGCGGTTCGGCGAATCGTTCATTCGCTATTGCAGAGAAGTGGCGCGCATTATTCCACGCGGCAAATCCGCGGCCAATCCGCAGGGGACGTGGAAGCCCGAGGTAATCGCGCAAGCCGAAAGCCGCACGTTTCTGTTTTTTGGCGCGATGCTGATCCTGCTCGCAGTAAAGGCGTTTTTGGTGTAG
- a CDS encoding polymer-forming cytoskeletal protein, which produces MTYRLGILITLIALSLGVTAAPASAKTLPIDRGGTYTLENVYVAPGQVVQGDITVFGGNAIIEGEVDGDVAVYVGTIQTGPGAVINGSQHVYGGDVGSIVPWAAGASTLAAENAKITTLLAYSFVVVLIFLIFPVRVRTALDRVEKHPGLSAAVGVLALIAFIPIAVLLFISFIGWPLIPLEVVAIVAGVLIGQAALGLLIGRRLYELVHPHGTPSPLGALLIGLVVLCAAEILPVVGPLVVALVWTIGLGAAILAFIRETTFTGPGVTAAPPPSGPPMPA; this is translated from the coding sequence ATGACGTACCGCCTCGGCATTCTCATCACGTTGATCGCGTTGTCGCTCGGCGTCACCGCCGCGCCCGCGTCGGCAAAGACGCTCCCGATCGATCGCGGTGGAACTTACACGTTGGAAAACGTCTACGTTGCACCTGGTCAGGTCGTCCAAGGCGACATCACGGTCTTCGGCGGCAACGCCATCATTGAGGGCGAGGTCGACGGCGACGTTGCGGTCTACGTTGGAACTATTCAAACGGGTCCCGGAGCCGTCATCAACGGCAGCCAGCATGTCTACGGTGGCGACGTCGGTTCCATCGTGCCATGGGCGGCCGGCGCGTCCACGCTTGCCGCGGAAAACGCGAAAATCACCACGCTGCTCGCGTACAGCTTTGTCGTCGTGCTGATCTTCCTGATCTTTCCGGTGCGCGTACGCACTGCGCTCGATCGTGTCGAGAAACATCCGGGCCTTTCGGCCGCAGTCGGCGTGCTCGCGCTTATCGCTTTCATACCGATTGCGGTGCTGCTCTTCATCAGCTTCATCGGCTGGCCGCTCATTCCACTCGAAGTGGTGGCGATAGTAGCGGGCGTGCTGATAGGCCAGGCGGCGCTCGGCTTGCTGATCGGCCGGCGCCTTTACGAACTTGTGCATCCGCACGGCACGCCGTCGCCGCTCGGCGCGCTGCTCATCGGACTCGTTGTGCTCTGCGCGGCAGAAATCTTACCGGTCGTCGGCCCACTCGTGGTTGCGCTGGTCTGGACGATCGGATTGGGCGCAGCCATCCTGGCATTCATCCGCGAAACGACGTTCACCGGTCCCGGAGTCACGGCCGCGCCACCTCCGAGCGGCCCGCCGATGCCCGCCTAA
- a CDS encoding GDP-mannose 4,6-dehydratase, whose protein sequence is MRALVTGANGFAGRHLVHVLVEDGYDVFGASGPARVDGYHLHLDITNSESIARSIAESKPDVIFHLAGQAFVPTAIAHPLETYDVNAMGTFRLLEAVQDYSGRSKVAPKIVLASSASVYGRVAEAMNPLREDYPISPVDAYGASKAAAEVACLAAARSYGVKAIVARSFNHIGPIQDKRFVVPSFAAQLARIKCNLDEPVMHVGSLDAERDFLDVRDVVRAYAALAQSGAPGEIYNVCSGVPVSIKTILRHLIEIARVPVEVREDPSKLRAAEVRQFYGDNSKLRALGWRPTFSLERSLNEIFAEALTEAEQQTESVR, encoded by the coding sequence ATGCGCGCACTTGTAACCGGAGCAAACGGTTTTGCCGGGCGCCATCTCGTGCACGTACTCGTCGAAGACGGATACGACGTATTTGGCGCTTCGGGGCCGGCTCGCGTGGACGGCTATCATTTGCACCTGGACATCACCAATTCCGAAAGCATTGCGCGCAGCATCGCCGAGTCGAAGCCCGACGTCATCTTTCACCTGGCCGGCCAGGCATTCGTGCCGACGGCGATCGCGCATCCGCTCGAAACCTACGACGTCAACGCGATGGGAACGTTCCGGCTGCTCGAAGCCGTGCAGGACTACAGCGGGCGTTCAAAGGTCGCGCCGAAGATCGTGCTCGCAAGTTCGGCGTCTGTTTACGGCCGCGTTGCCGAAGCGATGAATCCGTTACGCGAGGACTATCCGATTAGCCCCGTCGACGCGTACGGCGCGAGCAAGGCCGCAGCCGAAGTAGCGTGTTTGGCGGCCGCGCGGTCGTACGGAGTGAAAGCGATCGTCGCGCGGTCGTTCAATCACATCGGGCCCATACAGGACAAGCGCTTCGTGGTACCATCGTTCGCCGCGCAGCTCGCGCGCATCAAATGTAATCTTGACGAACCGGTGATGCACGTCGGCAGCCTCGACGCGGAGCGCGACTTCTTGGATGTCCGCGACGTCGTGCGAGCCTACGCCGCACTCGCGCAATCCGGAGCTCCGGGCGAGATTTACAATGTCTGTAGTGGCGTGCCGGTAAGCATTAAAACGATATTGCGCCACTTGATCGAGATCGCGCGCGTTCCGGTCGAAGTCAGAGAGGACCCAAGCAAGCTGCGCGCGGCAGAAGTGCGGCAGTTCTATGGCGACAACAGCAAGCTGCGCGCGCTGGGCTGGCGGCCGACGTTCTCGCTGGAGCGGTCGCTGAACGAGATTTTTGCAGAGGCGCTCACCGAGGCGGAACAACAGACCGAGAGCGTGCGTTGA
- a CDS encoding zf-HC2 domain-containing protein → MRCSSCEPLFDRYLEGTLTPREQNEVAAHVRSCGQCALLLEELKVVDALLFTTNAPELPVNFTFAVMAETRSMPAPVWREHRIWSFVALYVTAAWVAVIAAIAISGAKFSTIGAAAAGGASTVAHAIGAGFDGIGQGAPALATFGIGVLFIDFTLAAAVALLYFVVRPRLAAHLASAREVS, encoded by the coding sequence GTGCGCTGCTCCTCGTGTGAACCGCTTTTCGATCGGTATCTAGAAGGCACGCTCACGCCGCGCGAGCAGAACGAGGTCGCAGCTCACGTTCGCTCGTGCGGGCAGTGCGCGCTGCTGCTGGAAGAGCTGAAAGTCGTGGACGCGCTGCTTTTCACCACCAACGCGCCTGAGCTGCCCGTCAACTTCACATTCGCGGTGATGGCCGAAACGCGATCGATGCCCGCGCCCGTATGGCGCGAGCACCGGATTTGGAGTTTCGTCGCGCTGTACGTTACGGCGGCCTGGGTTGCCGTTATCGCCGCCATCGCGATCTCAGGCGCGAAGTTTTCGACGATTGGCGCCGCAGCCGCGGGCGGTGCAAGCACTGTCGCGCATGCGATCGGGGCAGGCTTCGACGGCATCGGGCAAGGGGCGCCGGCCCTGGCGACCTTCGGCATCGGCGTGCTGTTTATCGACTTTACACTTGCCGCCGCGGTTGCACTCTTGTATTTCGTCGTGCGCCCGAGGCTGGCGGCGCATCTCGCATCGGCACGGGAGGTTTCATGA
- a CDS encoding OAM dimerization domain-containing protein: MSNPIKPYGDTLNDGKVQLSFTLPLPWSEAADEAARQLVAKMGFSDVQVAEGRSIARGYSFFVVYASTNQSVDADSITAPSVKTHAMTMDEIDALVAERLGRKIRVAGATIGTDAHTVGIDAILNMKGYHGDPGLERYKMFEAFNLGSQVSPEDLVQFAKEKQIDALLASQVVTQKGSDVKNFTALVELLEAEGLRDAIVLCAGGPRMTALLATELGYDAGFGRGTLPSEVAAFIATRVTK, encoded by the coding sequence GTGAGCAATCCGATTAAACCCTATGGCGACACCCTCAACGACGGCAAAGTGCAGCTTTCATTTACATTGCCGCTGCCGTGGAGCGAAGCTGCCGACGAAGCCGCGCGCCAACTGGTCGCCAAAATGGGGTTTTCCGACGTGCAAGTGGCCGAAGGCCGCTCGATCGCGCGAGGCTATTCATTTTTTGTCGTGTACGCGAGCACGAATCAAAGCGTCGACGCTGATTCGATTACCGCGCCTTCGGTAAAAACGCATGCCATGACAATGGATGAGATCGACGCGCTGGTCGCCGAACGGCTGGGCCGCAAGATTCGCGTCGCCGGCGCGACCATCGGCACCGACGCACACACGGTCGGCATCGACGCTATTCTCAATATGAAAGGCTATCACGGCGATCCGGGCCTGGAACGCTACAAGATGTTCGAAGCGTTCAACTTGGGAAGTCAGGTCTCGCCCGAGGATCTCGTGCAGTTTGCCAAAGAGAAACAGATCGACGCACTGCTGGCATCGCAAGTCGTAACGCAGAAAGGGAGCGACGTTAAGAATTTTACGGCGCTGGTCGAATTGCTGGAAGCCGAAGGTCTGCGCGATGCCATCGTGCTCTGCGCCGGCGGTCCGCGCATGACGGCGCTGCTCGCGACCGAGCTCGGCTACGACGCCGGTTTCGGCCGTGGAACGCTGCCGAGTGAAGTTGCGGCCTTTATCGCGACACGCGTGACGAAGTGA
- a CDS encoding lysine 5,6-aminomutase subunit alpha, with product MELQIDRKAIDRCRKLAAQIAAPIHAFIEKHSTVSVERSVLRLLGVDGVDAGDVPVPNRIVDAIEPRELGNGAALAFGRVLAKTGIEPLAAGEKIASGAIALADYANVPADAARKAVVSHARRGLDRIASRRDERHELLKRLPQLPPPLLYIIVASGNIYEDRSAAVAAAQAGAQIIAVIRSTGQSLLDFVPYGPTTEGFGGTYATQANFAIMREALDEVSASLGRYVMLTNYASGLCMPEIAAMAALERLDMLLNDSMYGILFRDINMKRTFVDQHFSRRLNAASGIIINTGEDNYLTTADAVEQAPAVLASQFINEEFAHRAGMPDEQIGLGDAYEIDPNAEDGFLFAVAQAQLARQAFPNAPLKYMPPTKHMTGDIFKGHLIDAMFNLTSVMTKQTIHLCGILTEAIHTPFLGDRALSLENARYVMNTARHFGDDIEAKKGGRIERRAQDVLAECTSLLERVSVLGLMHAIEGGVFADVRRSPDGGRGSGGVFKRAPDYWNPFEELLP from the coding sequence ATGGAATTGCAGATCGACCGCAAGGCCATCGACCGCTGCCGGAAGTTGGCGGCGCAGATCGCGGCGCCCATCCACGCGTTTATCGAAAAGCACTCGACCGTTTCGGTGGAGCGCTCGGTGCTGCGGTTACTGGGCGTGGACGGCGTGGATGCCGGTGATGTCCCGGTTCCGAACCGCATTGTTGACGCGATCGAACCGCGCGAGCTCGGAAACGGCGCCGCGCTTGCGTTCGGCCGCGTGCTTGCAAAGACGGGAATTGAACCGCTGGCTGCCGGCGAGAAGATCGCAAGTGGAGCGATCGCTCTGGCAGATTACGCCAACGTCCCGGCCGACGCCGCGCGCAAAGCGGTGGTTTCGCACGCGCGCCGGGGTTTGGATCGTATCGCTTCGCGGCGCGACGAGCGCCACGAGTTATTGAAACGTCTTCCGCAGTTGCCTCCGCCGCTGCTGTACATCATCGTTGCCAGCGGCAACATCTACGAAGATCGCTCCGCCGCCGTCGCCGCTGCGCAAGCGGGCGCGCAAATTATCGCGGTGATCCGTTCGACGGGGCAGTCGCTGCTCGATTTCGTTCCGTACGGTCCGACGACCGAAGGATTCGGCGGCACGTATGCCACGCAGGCCAACTTCGCGATCATGCGCGAGGCGCTCGACGAAGTCTCGGCGAGTTTGGGCCGCTATGTGATGCTCACGAACTACGCGAGCGGGTTGTGCATGCCCGAAATTGCGGCGATGGCCGCGCTCGAGCGGCTGGACATGCTGCTTAACGATTCGATGTACGGCATTTTGTTTCGCGACATCAACATGAAACGCACGTTTGTCGACCAGCATTTTAGCCGCAGGCTGAACGCCGCCTCGGGAATTATCATCAACACCGGCGAGGACAACTATCTCACCACCGCCGACGCGGTCGAACAAGCTCCGGCGGTGCTGGCGTCGCAGTTCATCAACGAAGAGTTCGCGCATCGCGCGGGCATGCCCGACGAACAGATCGGTCTGGGTGACGCCTATGAAATAGATCCGAATGCCGAAGACGGATTTCTCTTTGCGGTCGCCCAGGCGCAGCTCGCGCGTCAGGCCTTTCCGAACGCGCCATTGAAATATATGCCGCCCACAAAACACATGACGGGCGATATTTTCAAAGGACATCTGATCGATGCGATGTTCAATCTCACGTCAGTGATGACGAAACAGACCATTCACCTGTGCGGCATCCTTACCGAAGCGATTCACACGCCGTTTCTTGGCGACCGCGCGCTCTCGCTGGAAAATGCGCGATACGTCATGAATACGGCGCGCCATTTCGGCGACGACATCGAAGCGAAGAAGGGCGGGCGGATCGAGCGGCGCGCGCAGGACGTCTTGGCCGAATGCACCTCGCTGCTCGAGCGCGTCTCGGTGCTCGGGTTGATGCACGCGATCGAGGGCGGAGTCTTTGCCGACGTCCGACGATCTCCCGACGGCGGCCGCGGATCCGGCGGCGTGTTCAAACGCGCACCGGACTATTGGAATCCCTTTGAAGAGTTGCTGCCGTGA
- the gmd gene encoding GDP-mannose 4,6-dehydratase has translation MKKTALITGITGQDGSYLAELLLDKGYRVVGMTRRTSTDVHERIQHIVDDIEFVSGDLLDQTSITSIVESVKPGEIYNLAAQSFVPASWAQPVLTGEFTALGVTRVLEAIRAVNPKIKFYQASSSEMFGKVQETPQRETTPFYPRSPYGVAKVYGHWITVNYRESYDLFAVSGILFNHESERRGREFVTRKISDGVARIKLDLAKDLVLGNLDAKRDWGFAGDYVKAMWLMLQQAEPNDYVIATGRTHSVRDFCRIAFEAAGLGSYEDYVRTDARFMRPAEVDMLVGDPSKARRELGWEPETSFEELVEMMVKADIDRLVRAVPV, from the coding sequence ATGAAAAAGACGGCGCTCATCACCGGTATAACCGGCCAGGATGGCTCCTATCTGGCGGAGCTGTTGCTGGATAAAGGTTATCGTGTGGTCGGCATGACGCGCCGCACCAGCACGGACGTGCACGAACGCATCCAGCATATCGTCGACGACATAGAGTTCGTGTCGGGCGATCTGTTGGACCAAACGTCTATCACGAGCATCGTCGAGAGCGTCAAACCGGGCGAAATCTATAACCTGGCAGCGCAATCGTTTGTGCCGGCCTCTTGGGCGCAACCGGTGCTGACCGGAGAGTTTACCGCCTTGGGCGTAACGCGCGTGCTCGAAGCGATCCGCGCCGTCAACCCGAAGATCAAATTTTATCAGGCGTCGAGTTCCGAGATGTTCGGCAAAGTTCAAGAGACGCCGCAGCGCGAGACCACGCCGTTCTACCCGCGCAGTCCGTACGGCGTTGCGAAAGTATATGGGCACTGGATTACTGTGAACTATCGCGAGTCGTACGATTTGTTTGCGGTGAGCGGAATACTGTTCAATCACGAGTCCGAGCGTCGTGGGCGCGAATTCGTCACGCGAAAAATTAGCGACGGCGTCGCACGCATTAAACTCGATCTTGCGAAAGATCTCGTCCTCGGAAATCTCGATGCAAAACGTGATTGGGGATTCGCCGGCGATTACGTCAAGGCGATGTGGCTGATGCTCCAGCAGGCGGAGCCGAACGATTACGTGATCGCGACGGGACGAACGCACAGCGTGCGCGATTTCTGCCGGATCGCCTTTGAAGCGGCGGGCTTGGGATCGTACGAAGACTACGTGCGAACCGACGCGCGATTCATGCGTCCCGCCGAAGTGGATATGCTGGTAGGCGATCCGAGTAAGGCAAGACGCGAGCTCGGCTGGGAGCCGGAGACTTCATTTGAAGAACTTGTCGAGATGATGGTCAAGGCGGACATCGACAGACTCGTTCGTGCCGTACCGGTGTAG
- a CDS encoding sigma-70 family RNA polymerase sigma factor, which produces MTIGEQSDEALVRLVRSGEREVFSVLVDRYKRGIASFISAAVRTPADVADLSQETFLRAYAHLGTFNPALGKFSTWMYQIARNVVRTYLGKSQRRVQTAELPEDQSLENALPDLSRDGNPESGVVRAEAERELRAALAELPERTRTVLALRYYNNMEYHTIASTLGLSLGNVKTLIHRGKIALAQKMLEREKQAQSNSHEAPLNGGTRALLLV; this is translated from the coding sequence ATGACTATCGGAGAGCAGAGCGACGAAGCTCTGGTGCGGCTAGTCCGCAGCGGCGAGCGCGAGGTCTTCTCCGTATTGGTCGACCGCTACAAACGTGGAATTGCAAGCTTCATCAGCGCCGCAGTGCGCACGCCGGCCGACGTGGCTGACCTCTCGCAGGAAACCTTCCTGCGAGCCTATGCGCATTTGGGCACCTTCAATCCGGCGCTCGGAAAGTTTTCAACCTGGATGTACCAAATCGCGCGCAACGTCGTTCGCACGTATTTGGGGAAATCCCAGCGGCGTGTCCAGACGGCTGAGTTGCCGGAAGATCAGAGCCTCGAAAACGCACTGCCGGATCTCTCACGCGACGGCAACCCTGAATCGGGAGTCGTTCGCGCGGAGGCCGAGCGCGAGCTGCGCGCCGCGCTCGCCGAGCTCCCCGAGCGGACGCGTACGGTGCTAGCGTTGCGTTACTACAATAATATGGAGTACCACACCATCGCGAGCACGCTCGGACTCTCGCTCGGCAACGTGAAGACGCTGATTCATCGCGGCAAGATCGCGCTCGCGCAAAAGATGCTCGAACGAGAAAAGCAGGCGCAGTCAAACTCGCATGAAGCGCCGCTAAACGGAGGGACGCGTGCGCTGCTCCTCGTGTGA
- a CDS encoding PQQ-binding-like beta-propeller repeat protein has product MNQTQRTGSIAAIALVLAAATAFGLRTSQAQSPAPKVDASSAWPMYQRYATHNAVFDAPKLHAGWQSQLGDRINAGFALDGDTLYAASFDHKLYALEAATGKILWSAEADGVLMSTPVFAQGLIVVGSGENGFLKPLDGSSQVWGRPQGNGVFAFSLDGKLVWTFHTTGEDMPSPAIAGDTVIFGNGDAHAYALDLATGKLKWQKPLAGAVTMASTAIDGGAAFISSCHNAPYYCETRALDLRDGHTLWVNPNGGSDCAPTVADGLVFVNTNRNDETRFHTGGVDVVAAVDETTGQTRWTYAGEPGPYTFPVTNERQIAATFADGVLYQPIGNASNVIAFEARTGKVLWNLRTWANVKMSPLITGGRVYFGDTGGILYNVDQQTGRVVHTSSFLQPFSAAPPLILGDTIVFAVGPVIIAMPLADV; this is encoded by the coding sequence ATGAACCAGACGCAGCGGACCGGATCGATCGCGGCAATCGCCCTTGTGCTTGCCGCCGCCACGGCGTTCGGCTTGCGCACCTCGCAAGCCCAATCGCCCGCACCGAAGGTGGATGCAAGCAGCGCCTGGCCGATGTATCAGCGGTACGCCACGCACAACGCGGTCTTTGACGCGCCGAAACTGCACGCCGGCTGGCAGAGCCAGCTGGGAGATCGCATTAACGCGGGCTTTGCTTTGGACGGCGACACGCTCTACGCCGCGAGCTTCGATCACAAGCTCTACGCGCTCGAAGCCGCAACGGGGAAGATACTTTGGAGCGCCGAGGCCGATGGCGTTCTCATGTCAACGCCGGTCTTTGCACAGGGTCTGATCGTCGTGGGCAGCGGCGAGAACGGATTTTTAAAACCGCTCGACGGCTCGAGCCAAGTCTGGGGCAGGCCGCAAGGCAACGGCGTCTTTGCTTTCTCGCTCGACGGAAAGCTCGTCTGGACGTTCCACACGACCGGTGAAGACATGCCGTCGCCCGCAATTGCCGGCGACACCGTGATCTTCGGCAACGGCGACGCGCACGCATACGCATTGGATCTCGCAACCGGCAAACTCAAATGGCAAAAACCGCTGGCCGGCGCCGTGACGATGGCCTCGACCGCGATCGACGGCGGAGCTGCGTTCATCAGTTCGTGCCACAACGCGCCGTACTATTGCGAAACGCGCGCGCTCGATCTGCGCGACGGGCACACGCTCTGGGTTAATCCCAACGGCGGCAGCGATTGCGCGCCGACGGTCGCCGATGGTCTGGTTTTCGTCAACACCAACCGCAACGATGAAACCCGCTTTCACACGGGCGGCGTGGACGTCGTGGCCGCCGTCGACGAGACGACCGGCCAGACGCGCTGGACCTACGCCGGCGAACCAGGACCGTATACGTTTCCCGTCACCAACGAGCGGCAGATAGCCGCCACGTTTGCGGACGGCGTTCTCTATCAGCCTATTGGCAACGCCAGCAACGTGATCGCCTTTGAAGCTCGCACCGGCAAAGTGCTCTGGAATCTGCGCACGTGGGCGAACGTGAAGATGAGTCCGCTGATCACCGGCGGACGCGTCTATTTCGGCGACACGGGCGGCATTCTGTACAACGTCGATCAGCAGACCGGCCGCGTCGTGCACACGAGTTCGTTCTTGCAGCCGTTCTCGGCGGCGCCGCCGCTTATTCTGGGCGACACGATCGTTTTCGCCGTCGGCCCGGTGATCATCGCGATGCCGCTTGCCGACGTCTGA
- a CDS encoding FAD/NAD(P)-binding protein, which produces MTRATIIAGGGASGVLFAAALLRRSKNARVIIVEPREELGRGVAYSTDCSAHLLNVPAANMSAFPDKPDDFVQWLKANTPESADATSFAPRSIYGDYISAIASREREAAGARWQHARAFAHEARIDDAGVRVLLSDGATVHGDSLVIATGNAAPAAWPGTTSGNPGGARFFGSAWEKGALVPGSANETVLLLGTGLTAVDAVLGLRRNGHRGTMYMVSRRGLFPHEHRLFDTPPEARPDATSIRDLIGVVRGENWRAILDRLRPHANTFWQAQALSDQRQFMRHLMPYWNVHRHRLSPEAAKEVAGLIAGGSLRIVAGRTGEVESTPRGLRVSIKLRGETETLNLEPGRIINCSGPEHDFRKLPNPLIQSLLAAGVMTPHPLGIGVAVDENGALIGATSVPSKRVFAIGPVRYGTLIETTAIPEIRVQARDLADFLAEDAAMESAS; this is translated from the coding sequence ATGACACGTGCTACCATTATTGCGGGCGGCGGCGCGAGCGGCGTTCTGTTCGCGGCCGCGCTTCTACGCCGTTCGAAAAATGCTCGCGTCATCATCGTCGAGCCGCGCGAAGAGCTCGGAAGAGGCGTCGCATACTCGACCGATTGCAGCGCCCACCTGCTCAATGTCCCGGCCGCGAACATGTCTGCATTTCCCGACAAGCCGGATGATTTCGTGCAATGGCTGAAGGCCAACACGCCTGAGTCCGCCGACGCAACCTCGTTCGCGCCAAGATCGATCTACGGCGACTACATCAGCGCGATTGCATCACGCGAACGGGAAGCGGCAGGCGCCAGATGGCAGCACGCGCGCGCATTTGCTCACGAAGCCCGCATCGACGATGCCGGCGTGCGGGTGCTGCTTTCGGACGGTGCGACCGTGCACGGAGACAGCCTTGTTATTGCGACAGGCAATGCCGCGCCGGCCGCGTGGCCCGGCACGACGTCCGGTAATCCAGGAGGGGCGCGGTTCTTCGGCTCGGCGTGGGAGAAAGGCGCGCTCGTTCCCGGAAGCGCGAACGAAACGGTTCTTCTGCTCGGCACGGGACTCACCGCAGTTGACGCCGTGCTAGGCTTACGCCGCAACGGACATCGCGGAACGATGTACATGGTTTCACGCCGCGGTTTGTTTCCGCACGAACACCGACTCTTTGATACGCCACCGGAAGCGCGACCGGACGCCACAAGCATCCGTGACTTGATCGGCGTTGTGCGCGGCGAGAACTGGCGCGCAATCCTCGACCGTCTCCGTCCCCACGCCAATACGTTTTGGCAGGCGCAGGCGCTCTCCGATCAGCGGCAGTTCATGCGCCACTTAATGCCCTATTGGAACGTTCACCGTCATCGGCTTTCACCCGAGGCCGCCAAGGAAGTCGCCGGCCTGATCGCCGGCGGCAGCCTGCGAATTGTTGCCGGCCGCACAGGTGAGGTCGAAAGCACACCGCGGGGCCTGCGCGTCTCAATCAAGTTGCGCGGTGAAACGGAAACGCTCAACCTTGAGCCGGGGCGCATCATTAACTGCAGCGGACCCGAGCATGATTTTCGCAAGCTTCCGAATCCGCTCATACAAAGTCTGCTGGCAGCCGGCGTGATGACGCCGCATCCGCTGGGAATCGGCGTTGCGGTGGACGAGAACGGAGCCTTGATCGGCGCGACGTCGGTGCCTTCGAAACGGGTGTTTGCAATCGGACCGGTACGGTACGGAACGCTCATCGAAACGACCGCGATACCCGAGATCCGCGTCCAAGCGCGGGACCTCGCGGACTTTCTGGCAGAGGACGCCGCGATGGAGTCAGCCTCCTAG